The genomic interval AATAGAATAAATCATCCTAAGATCCGTATGTACGAGtacttaataatattaaattaaagtagTTTATGTTATTACATAACAGCATACGCCTGGTCAATTggaatacaaatacaaattggtatcataaatatatatccatatccatatatCCATCTGATATCATATCATTCAGGGGCTCTTCCCAAATCTGGCTCAAATCGTGAAAAGTGTGTGGAACCCAAAAGCGGCTGCGTCGTAAGATGTTGGCGTTTTGGTTTGGTCTTTCGTTGCGGAATGTCTGAGAGCGAAGTGTGGGGCGGAGGATCCTGGCAGCAGGACACCGATCTACATGTGCCGGGTGTTGCCGAAGTTGATGCCCGACTGGGTGGCGCCCTTGTTCGATCCGTACTGCAGGGAGATGACGTTGGCGCCGGCGCGCAGCTGCTCGTCGCTGAAGTTCCTCACGTTCTTGTCGGCCTCCTTGGGGCCAATCGATGGCTTGTTGAAGTTGGAGGCCTGtgcaaaagcaaaacataTTAGTATCTTTTCCCATATATCCTATAGAACTTAAGGATGCATGGGATGATGGACAACGCATGATTTTCCATGCGCAATTCTCAGTACTTGACATGATCCTTAGATCCCATTATCAACTTAAGCTAGAGTAATCAGCTCACCTTGCGACCCAGCGACTGCAGGCAGATAACCACCGAGTTCAGATTCTGGCGCTCCCACAGGTCAACGCTCTGGAAGGTCTCCTGGGTGGGGACACCGAAGTTCTTGGCGCACGCGAGGAAGGCCGAGATGTTCTCCATGCACTTGAAGGCCATTTTGCTCTCGTTGATCTTCTTGATGGAGCCGGGCTGCAGGGCGTTGGCCAGCTTGCACAGGATGACGCCATCCTTGAGCACCTCGAAGAAGTTGTCGGTGTCGCCGGATGTGTTGATGGGCTCCTCGGTGACGGCCTTGATCCACTCGAGGCTCTCCTGTGCCAGCTCCTCGCTGTACTTGGAGTTAATCTGCAAAGTAGCCAGACAGTTGATGTTTAATGAAATGGTAGTAATTGGTAAGAGAGTACGGTATCCTTTTCACCTTGGACTGGTACATTTTCGGCTAATCCCAACCTGGCTGCTGCACTTGGTAGACTGAATGCCCAATCGGGGGTTAAATCAAGTACAGaccattattttatttgtgggcCATTTCCCCTCGCTTATCATATGAAATATCGCCGATAGCAGACTTATCATTAATTGGTTATAAAAGTGCTGCTGCTCTctctttgcctttcccttGTCTCGCACTCGTGACAATTTGGCGGTTATATTTCAAGTTGCGATAAGGATAAGATTGCAGCTCTCATTTCTCCCACCGGCACTCCCCATTTTTCCCATATATCCCCATATAACTCGATTTGCCCAACTTATAAAAGTCAGTCACGTTCGTTCGCATGTTCTCATGTAGAATAGTAAGTATCCATATTTGCCAATGCCGATAGCTTCGACTGGCTGCTTTGAGCCCGCTTTAAATCTGATCGTCTTGACCATATATGGTCGTAAGTTTACCGGCCGCTTGGGCGTCCTTCGCACCGATTTTGGCCACAGACAAAAAGCCACTTGTTGAGCAGCTGGCCCCCACTTCTATTGCCATTTCCACTCCATTGGCAAAGCCACAAAAAGCCGGAGTCCCAAAACAAACCGCAAAGTCGTTGCGTGTTGGGTTACCATTTGCCAATAAAAATCCAAATCAAAATGTTTAGCAAACTATGGGTCATATCGCAGCGACTCACTTAACACGTATTTATTGGTTTTATTTGATTGAATTGAATAGCTGTCACAAACTGATTTTAGATTAGCGGCCATTTGGCAGTAAGTACAAGTACTAAAAACTATGGTAGTGGAGTTATAAAAACTATCCGCAACATAACATGAACTAAATATTATACAGTAATACTAAGTACTATATGAATGAATTTTTGATAGAATATTGATaagattgttttttttttgtctatagatagatatagaagTTTGATTGAACAGCGTTGCTATCTTCACAACTCATATCtataagttttttatttgtggtacTAATATTCTTTTTAGTTCTGTAAAAAGATATTTTGTTTTCCCTTAAAGGTCTCCCTATTTATTTACCCTTCATTGTATTACTATTTAGTATTTGTGTGATTTTTGCTCTGACTGGCAAGTCTATTAAAACGAATGATCTCAGAGCAACCGAATGAACGATTGTCGCCAATTGAGTTGTATTCCCCACTTCTTATCGCTGGTCGGTGGGGAAATGCAAGTCCACAAATTGTTGGAAAATGGGGGAGAAGTTGGCGCGATGCAGTGAAACAAAAGTGAAATACAGTCCGCACACTTTTCCCCGAGTTTTTGTGTGCTCAATGGAGGTGAATGCACTTTGCACACACAATATGTATTATCCCACTCCAACTAATTCCACCAAAGCAAACCCTTTCCGAGCCACAGAAGTCCGGAGCTATCGAAGATTAACAATTTACGACTTTTTCGTTGTTCGAGCCCAATAAAAGCCAGCGATCTTTGAGTGAGATAAGCAGTATATGGTAATCGCCTGGAAATGGCTTTATCTAGCAGGCGTGCTGGCCAAAACTGGAGATTATCAATAATTGCAATCGACCGTTGGCCAAATTGCTTTGTCCGACTTTTTCAGCTTAACGGTCAAGCACTTAACAGCAGAGGTCACTTCATTAGAGCCCGAAAAGAGCGACGAACGGAACGCCAACGGAACAGCACCATTCATCATCGAAAGCGTGAGACAATTAATAAAAGCAATTTCTGATTGACATTCCGTTGGGGAATCGGGAATCTGAAATCTGGCCGCGGCCAGAAGTTGATGATCATAACTTAGAGCCCCTGATGGTGGCAGATAAATTGACACCCTCGGGGCAGATGAATAAATTTTGATTAGGAATGGGAATATATGCTGATATGCTGATGTTTATGGGATTCTGCGGCCAGTTTATGCATACTATTCATACATAATAATCGTAAGCCAAAAGCCGTTAAGAGCCTAATGAATTCCGATCGTTTCTGACACGTTTTTTGGCTCTTCTGCGAAGATCCCAAGATCCGCAGCCAAACAAATCTCACCGTACAAATTTGACAGTTGGTGGTCCCCGACAGACAAACAATGTTCGAAACTAAATGAAAAATGGTGGAGAATAGCCAAGCTATTTTGCCGATTCTTCCGAAGCCTCGTCTTCTgtaaaatacatatttttagcgCTGTTTTAATGAgtcagcagccagccagccagccagtgagtttcatttgtgtttttgtttggtttgtgCGCTATGAGGTCGACTGGAAACTCGGCGACGATCGAATGCCGGGCCAAAAGTACAGCCAGTAATGGAGTACACcccatatatatgtacacatatataaatatttctctAAAAAACATATGTACAGCTGGTTAGAACGTACTACTGCCTTATCGGGAGTGAGGAATTCCAGACGAAAGCCACCGCTCGGTACGAACTCAAAACGTATAAAACACAATAATTAGAAGCGGAACTACAAATTGGTCAACGTTCGCCGTTAGAAATTACGATGGTTTccaaaattatatttcatttaacatttttttggGTCTCTGGGTCACTTGATGAGTTAGCCACGATTAGGGGCCATTACAAAGCGGCGTGACAATGAAAAACTCAGTAGACTCAAGAACCTAATTAATTTCCCAGCTCATGATGTACAACGTATTCTATTTTCAAGTGCGTTCTGGGTGGATGGCATTCCACACGCAATGCGCATTAGTGGCCAAGACATGCCAGGCCAAGCCTGGTTGGCTTTtagtgaaattaaaattgctcAAAAACTGGCTGAGCCCGCATAAAACTCCTGCtttccaaataaaaaatataaaaaaatatttttttttattttaaccACTTGTTAAAACTGGGGGTCAGCAGAAACCCAAACTCCGACAAAAAGTCCAGTTTCTTGGGAGAGGGCCTGCCCACGCCAACTCAATTTAATTCACACCTACGCCActtgaaaagtgaaaatgttTTGGTACAACAtaacattattatttatgttcaTCATGATTCAGACTTCACAATTGAGTGAGAGTTCCGAGAATTCACTTCACTACGAATTTTATGATCAAAGATTTGTGCAAGTTTCCGAAACTTCGGGAAGTagttaaatttatgaaaataaaatatttcaaaaacttgaGAGCAAACTATATACAAGATATAGAAGAACTTTTTAGAATGGATGTCTAAGAAGTAGCTTCCACTTTGTTTTAAGAACTAAGTTTTAGCTTTAGCCAGAAACTAAGTATCTCTAATATTCTAAAAACGTTTCATacttaataaataatgaatACCTATTGCAAATTTGACGGATGTTTCCGCCCATCCGACAGAGTTTCTGTATAAATTTAGCCCAAAAGCCGGCGAGGAGCCCCAGACTGATGATCATTGCATAATAATCCATTGTAGGATCACGGAAAAAGAGACAGGGGCACGTTTTGCTTGGCTGATGGCTTTTTGAAGCCGGTGGTGGTGATGTCATGGCATCGTTATGGCTTGGATTTGAACTTTGGCAATATTTCAGCGCAGATACATAGATGTAGATGGTGATGATTAGTTaaatgtgtttttttgtttagtttggTGCGAAAGGGATCGCTGGCAGTTGACGCATCCATCGCCAGGCAAACAATTACGTAATCGCGTCTTCAAAAATCAATCCACGAAATGGCCAGTTTTGGTGATTATTCACTATTCCAACCGCCGATTTCGCTTTCTTTCGCGATGCGAATGCGTCATGATCCATGACAATTGCTGACCGATATCTTTTGGGTGGATATATAAATGGGAAAACGACAAAAATGCCACAACGATAACATAAACAAAATCCGCAAAAATGTAACGAGGTCAATTGCGTACACATATATGATTTTTGAGTCTGGTTTACGACCGACCAACTTCCACTTCAGTTGACTGAGTTGTATGGGCCCCCATCGAGTGCCTTTTTCGGAGGGATTTGGACAGGGGGCAGAATTtcattccattttcatttgtcGAGGTGTTTTCGGCACTGGGAGTAGTTTCACCGGAAATCCAAAACAACATTTGATTTACGATAAAGCCGCTGTCGACCTCCTCCCGCGACTGTTTATGGCTTATCTAAAACTGACGGCCAACAAGTGTTTAATTTTTGGGGGAGAGCTTCGGGAATGGTTGGCTATACCCATCTAGGAGCACGGAGTTCATGTGGGCCAAGTGTTCCACTTACGTGTCGCCCGCACTGATAGAGAGATACCCGTACCTATacagatatatagatatagatacagGGAGGTGCGTGCTGCGGATGTACAAGTGTACATAGTATGTTCAATATATGCACTGCTAATTGAGTGTGGATTCTTGACTCCGAAAAAGGCCAGGTGATTAGTACGTGGCCCATGTGCCAATGGCTGAGATACAGCTGCGAACATGGAGGGAGTTGGACAAGAAAACAACTACAGGGCGGCTTCCTTGTGGTGAATTTCCAGAACGAAATTGTATCAAGCTAGGATCTAAGATTGCTAAACTAATATATTCAATCGTTTACGTGGTAACAAATTAGTAAACATACTTTGAGTAACTCGAGACCTTTCTGCCTCATTCCTAGAACTTTCCCGACAGCTGGTGGTGTGGGATTGAGGCGAAAATGGTTCCGTAATTAGGGTGCTACGATCCCAGGAAAGGGTTGAAACTAAAGGGGCTACGAATTCCTTGGCCGAAACTTGAGATCCATGCCAATTTGTCGGTGACTGGTCGTAAAAGTCGGAAAAAGCACACACGCAAGCACGGTGTGTAGAGAGAACCCATgagacaaacaaaaatattgctTTCATACCATTTTGCCtcacttttgttttgctgtttGCTTACGCCACATACTCAGTTTTAAGTGCTCATGTGGTGGAAAAGGTGCTGCTATCGCCTCTTCCTCCTGTCACCCCCAAAAACTCAAAACCCGAACCCGAATCCCCCTCAGAAGATATGAGTGACTCCCAGCGAGCGGCAAAAGTGCTCAAACTAACAACGCCTTCGAGTTGAATGGATCGCGAAGGGTTCGAGGAGCACCGGTGGAGGGACAGCTGGAGGGATGACATCATCGCCTTCGGCTCCTGGGGAGCCATTCGATCGCGGCTTGGAGTCGCGCCAGCAGCTGCGCCTCTATTTCTCTTTTCTTGGTTTGCTATACCCTATCCCAAGGTTCTTCCTATCCACAGTTCCACAGTGTTTTggtttaatatttttcataaTCATAGTGCCTGATATATCACCATAAACCACGTTAAAACATACTTCATTTCGCTTTCAGATAAGATGCTTTACCAGTTACTACAATTTTAACCACAACTGTGATTTAAAAATGCGCTAGTACAGATAATACCGATAAACAAGGCCTTTTGCTAAATGGCTGACTCAAGAGAATGAAATCCGGTTGGAAAAAATTCAGATAAGCAGCGCGAAAgctaaacaaaatatttcagtttGCCAACAACATGGTACATATACCCCCAAGGGTATACAAAACTTCGGATATGGAAAATCTCGAttatttgtttcgttttttgtttgggCAATGCTGTAACTGTAGTTGTCTTGTTGTGGATTTCATCGGACTGCACTTAATCCTCTGTGCCGGCGACATATACAATTTCACTTGGGGCTGCCCAGGGGCGGCTGGAATTGCGTAACCCCGACTTGACGAGGGCTAAATGGCCGAAGGGTACGGGTAACCCACCGCCAAAACCCCACCCCACCCACAAAAGGCCGATGCATTTGTATGAGTGCATTTGAGGCAAAGTGCTGCTAATGGACGGAACTAATGTCAATTTACATTGCGGAAGCTACCATGCTGCAATAGTTAGGTGTTGGGATCAACCAAAGGGTCTCCCTATTCTACAGTGGATACTCCACAAGTAGCACCTATTTGTGTATCAGGACTTCAAAGATCAAAAAACCTTGTTGTAATGAAAGAATATGTTTTTCCAAATTATTGAATTGCATCAGTATTAATTAGAAGCTTATTTTAGTTTATTATTAACTCATCTATATATTGTTTACTGTTCGAACTTGGGATATTATTCATATCGAAATTTCTAGAGCTTGACTAACTTTTTCGACCACTAATAGTTTGATTTATGGCTGACCAACTGTTTTCTCGATCTTCGATTTGAATCACCCGCACTGACAATGCCTCAAAATCACCTAAATCATCTTTAAGCTTTCAAATTACGCATGCATCACACATGTGTGTACATATTCATATATGCCtctatgcatacatatgtacataaatactTGTTCGACTTATCAGCGAAATGAGGTCATTCCTTGTTAGACGCTGGCAATTTCAAGACCATTTTTGGCtaatttttggcatttggcGCGCGGAGATAAAATCTTGGCAACGCAGCGCCAAATAAAGTCAATGCAGCTCCAAACTCACGCACACACCCGTGCAAAAGTTGATTTTTTGggcaatttgtttattgtgttgttttgtttggcGCTCTTCGGTTTTTGGGTGGGGGGtgcggttgttgttgctatttgGTACTTACTTTGCGCTGGGCCTCGGCGGCAAAACCAGACTTCGCTGCACGGTTGGACGCCATAGTTATTTGATGAAGAAACGAGTTTGCAGGGAGCTAAAATGTAGGTTGGTCTTGGGCTGAACTGCACCGCTGTCCACTGGAATGTGTTTGCCGCGGAATAAATCGGAGGGAGCGCAAGGGTTAAGGCCAAGTTGGTTGGGCAACGTCCGTTCGCAACGAAAACTTACTACGTTATGAACGGCGGTCCGAGCAGCGAAACAGAGGAAAGCTCGCAAGCCGAGGCGACAGCTCAGTGTTGGAAAGTGCACTCAGTCTTGTACCTAGTAGGTTGGGTACAACATAAAAGCTCCAAGCTGCGCTTATCAGCGTCAGCTGATTTGTTATGATGGCATTGATGATGTCATACCGCTTTTTTAATGGCAGTTGTTTTTTAAACAATAAACCATGGAACTATCGAGCACTGGAAACAATTTTACACTATTATTAGTATTAATTTCATATTCCCGGTTCATTTGCCTTCTTAGCAAGtaacttttgttttttgaatgGGCTTCGAAAAGATATGGGATTTGAATCATTTTGATTTCCATGATTTTAATAGAAGTGAACAACTACTTTTTGGTTGTGTACTAACTATCCGATAAGATTCGCCAGAGTAAAGTTCCATTGAAAACTTCCTATGTTCCCCCTTATCGAGAGGTTCTTGCTACAGCATTCCATTCGGATGACCGTGACATTTTTGGGGGACTTTCTGAAAGCCAAGAAGTAGCAAATCGCATTTGGATGGTTGCCTTGAGAATTAGTTACAGTTTAttcacataaatatatattttgtttaatcgTATAAATTATGCAATTGTGGATTTACGATAAGAAGCGACTTTCTTTAGTGTTTCAGTGTggttctaaataaataaggGAATTGCTTGTATAATTTGTTGTTCTATTTGtcgtgtttgtttttttttgtgttttctgtgtgggtgtgtgatATTTAATATTAGAAATACATAATTCAGCTTGATCTTCAAAGGTTTGTTATGTTGGTAGCATACACATTTGACTTATGTGGGCTtgtcttttgttttgattatatCGCCATTAGGTTTATAACATAGGAAAGCAGTAATTAACTAGAAGTTAGGGCTTATTAGTTGCATACACATATTGccattataatatattattctATTAACGGTTTTCGCATGCGAATCTGCCTGCTATATCTGTTTTTATAACCGATCTGCATACATCGATCATGCATCCTACTAATTGTTAAGGCCCTTTCGCTCAGATACAAGTGGGTAGTGTGTGGTGAGTTTCGTAGACTATGGGGGATGGTATTATATATAAATCGATTCATTTTTTACAATCTGTTATGCATGCTTCGAGGGGGACGACtctttaaaaaataatcatcataatttatttttgcacatggataaatacaaattacaaatataaatgtgtataagtatatataaaaatcatttaccaaaaaatataattgtagACGCAAAAGAGACGCAATAATATACAGAGAACATTCCTATAATAAAGGGTGACATAAGCATAATCAGATTTGGGACTCCTACTACAAATAGTACAACGTGGTAGAACTACCAGTTCCACTAGACCTAGGCATGTGTATATCAAGCACTGACATCTGTGATTACAGTGGGTGTATATATCCGCGTgtaattgttttattgtttacaGGCTACCTATGTATCTGCTCGACTAGCTGCGAACAGTATCAgcaaataatttcaattgaatttcctTATTTCCTCCTCtttcctattttttttcgtttgtttcgttttgttttaataaataataccTCACGATTCGTTGGCTCAACGTAGTAAACTTAACTTACAGAACAACTGTGCAAAGTTGGGCAAAAAATAAGAGGGGGTTCGAATATGCCCTCCTAGCAGTGAGGCGCTGTAAATGTGGATGGGTTAATGGTATGTGGATACCGCGTCTTCGTATTCTTTTATTGCTTGCTCGGGTGCCTCGTAGAATCTCGCGTTGTTGTTTATACTAGGGGTTTGTCtactaattttatataattttcaattatataCGCTGCTTCGGCGTCGGCCCAAGCGTTTATCCTGCTCTCTGGCTCAAGTTATACTCAATGTAAGCATGCACTTTCAACTTTTGAAGCGAGTTTGTAATTATATTAGATCGAAACGCAACGATTCGAATCGAAAATTGCATCAAATGTTCATTTTTAGCTTACTTCACAAACAGATTTCTTTGATATTAAATTGCTTCGCAAACGATCCCCCATCTCTGGGGAGGATACCCCCACCATATCTCACGCTTTCTCTTTTAGGGTTTGTCTTAGTTCTTAACTAATTTTTATCTGCAGCTGCTCGGGATCGGTCTTATCGTTACTCCCGCTCTGATTCTGATTCAGATCTATCTATATAATGTGTACGTTTAAATATATAGGTTTTTATAAGCTTTTACGTTTTCCTGTTTTTAGTAACCATAATTTGTCGCACTCTCCACTCGCATTCCTATATAGATCTCAtcctataaataaatactccGACTCCACACACATTTAGCTATATCAAGATTTAGGTTTAGAAAACAATCAGTTTGGTTTCCTCATCCAATTCACAGCAGCGATATATCTGGGTTGGTAGAAACAGGATCATTAAAGGACGATTATGAGCAATAAATGAAATCAATGGTACCTTTATTCTCGTGACTATCAGCAGTGACTAGCGTGGTGGTTGCCGCTGTGCTCGTCAGCaagctgttgttattgttcaGGTGTAGATCTTGTGACTCGATGCTCAGGTCAATCAGCTGGGTGGCGACCGGAGCGACTACGTCCTGCAGCAGATTGATGTCACTACAATTTGTTGAACGTTAATAATAATTGAAAGAATGCCACTTCCCTCCACTCACTTCTTGTTGTTGACATTCTCGATGTGTCCATTGCCGTTGGCAACCGCCGGCACAGTGTTGGTGCTCTCGAAGTCCACCAGCAACTTGCCGTTGCTCACCTGCTGCAGGTTCTTGGCATTCTCATCGATGATCATCGTGGAGAAGCTGTTGATGAGCGAGTTCTCCTTGTCTAGCACCGATTGCTCGTACATCGCCTGACTGTTTGGCGCCTCCTGGACAGTTTCCGTTGCCGTTGGTGCTGGCGTGGAATCTGCTGTGCTGGGCGAGCCCTCAGCCGAGTTGTTGCTGCTCCCGGTgacgctgctgttgctgctgctattATTCTCTGGAGCCGGTGCGGCAGGAGCTGCTTTGTCGTTAGCGTCCTGAAAACAGATATTTGAATAGGTTCAATGAATTGAAGATTTACGAGCCTTTACCAACGCTTGGTTGTAAATTTCCAGTGCTAGAACATACCTTGGAGGGTGTGGTGGCAGCGCCTCCCTTGCGGGTGCGCAGCATGATGGCCTCCACCCGCTTGCGACGTTCCTCGCGCTCCTTCTCCTCTCGCTTAAGGCGCTCGGCCACCTCGACGCGCTGCTTCTCTGCCTCCTCCTTGGCCTTCTTCTCGGCCTCCTCACGTTCCACGCGCTgtttctcctcctcctcgcgtCGTCGTTTCTCTTCCTCCTCACGCTGTTGGGCTTCCTGCGAAGTAAAGTGAGTAATAAATTAGACtcctttgttttctttgtttcCGGTTGGGCGTCGCCAACTTACCTCGATGGCCTTGCGCAGGCGCTCCTCCTCCCCGCGGCGCTGTTCCTCGGCCAGGCGAGTGGACTCCTCCTCGAACAGGCGTTGGcgctccgcctcctcctcttGGGCTTTGATCTCTGCCAGGCGTTCAGCCTCCAGTCGTTGGCGCTCTAATTCCGCCTGTCGTTCGGCCTCCTCGCGGGCCAGGCGTCGTCTCTCGGCCAAAGCGGCCTTGGCCTCCTCCTCGGTCGTGATCTTCTTGGCCATCATCGAAGCGGTCATCAGATCAGCACCCTCTGGTGGGGTCAGTTCCCGCACCTCGGAGTTCTCCTTGCTGCGCGATGGTTTCTTGGGCGCAGCCTGCTCCTGAGCCTTAGGCACCTCCTTTTCAGTGCCCTCATCAGATTTTTCCTCTACATTAACTGAGGTAACCAAAGCTTCGGGCACAGATTCCACCACTAAAGTTTGCTCCTCCTCCTGACGCGCCCCTTCCTCCGTTTTCTCAGTGTTCAATGCTTCCTTCTCAGCCTTGCTCACTGATGGAACAGCAACAGGAGCCTCGGTAGGAACTTCAGCCTCAGGAACTGGCTCATCTGCAGGAGTCTTCTCAACCTCCTTGGCCACACCATTCTGCTCAGGGACTGGAGCGGAAGCGGGTGCGACCGGTGCAGGAGTTGGTTTTGTGATGGTGGAGGTACTGCTGCTGGTGACAATCATCGACCTAGTCATTGCAGAGGTATCCTTTGTTTTCGGTTCCTTGGTAAGCCTACTGATGCGCTCGGAACTGGCCGTGCGACTTGGCAGCG from Drosophila mauritiana strain mau12 chromosome 3L, ASM438214v1, whole genome shotgun sequence carries:
- the LOC117141960 gene encoding ensconsin isoform X12: MASLGGQHGNISTNPEVENTAKRPESREGSAERKASKDREEKLKYARDRQNEERHRKIEELRAQAEAAQRYREQKEEERRRRIEEIRTRDTEKRHQVEERKKAIFEAEKERREYILKKNQERESRIEVKKRDRNSIGFAFGSSTPRLLDVPADYGLVSPSAFWGQRRSTSISNVAGASLTRRSSERELADSGAKKRASSSTDRQDDHRRKSSSMYEVFNWGYSNDEPPKRFSLSIAGSEINIDGPANPHPPPTSKQTANAHRPTNLTTTTATSTTTAGHNNFNNHNSYRKEDSVDSSPMVFRSVYRRKTDLMPTIPSPRDGHYGSRGSLSSTPARTPGSRSGNATPGGHFNSSRPGSAMSTSTNMSTSGLVPRRPATAPRKPRPASIAGTGMSLEEINKLKRDQKPPVKTTAASPSAQTTPKRTANLMSTSLIVTSSSSRLSSAEKKTPSKREPPVPKAASASKALPSRTASSERISRLTKEPKTKDTSAMTRSMIVTSSSTSTITKPTPAPVAPASAPVPEQNGVAKEVEKTPADEPVPEAEVPTEAPVAVPSVSKAEKEALNTEKTEEGARQEEEQTLVVESVPEALVTSVNVEEKSDEGTEKEVPKAQEQAAPKKPSRSKENSEVRELTPPEGADLMTASMMAKKITTEEEAKAALAERRRLAREEAERQAELERQRLEAERLAEIKAQEEEAERQRLFEEESTRLAEEQRRGEEERLRKAIEEAQQREEEEKRRREEEEKQRVEREEAEKKAKEEAEKQRVEVAERLKREEKEREERRKRVEAIMLRTRKGGAATTPSKDANDKAAPAAPAPENNSSSNSSVTGSSNNSAEGSPSTADSTPAPTATETVQEAPNSQAMYEQSVLDKENSLINSFSTMIIDENAKNLQQVSNGKLLVDFESTNTVPAVANGNGHIENVNNKNDINLLQDVVAPVATQLIDLSIESQDLHLNNNNSLLTSTAATTTLVTADSHENKDISLL
- the LOC117141960 gene encoding MAP7 domain-containing protein 2 isoform X11, translated to MASLGGQHGNISTNPEVENTAKRPESREGSAERKDREEKLKYARDRQNEERHRKIEELRAQAEAAQRYREQKEEERRRRIEEIRTRDTEKRHQVEERKKAIFEAEKERREYILKKNQERESRIEVKKRDRNSIGFAFGSSTPRLLDVPADYGLVSPSAFWGQRRSTSISNVAGASLTRRSSERELADSGAKKRASSSTDRQDEDSVDSSPMVFRSVYRRKTDLMPTIPSPRDGHYGSRGSLSSTPARTPGRAYSMNRLDQLAQPIRRNGEHMRAILERERRERELEMLDETASLGGGGGRRGAGSSARARRAGSAGSGSSSAAGIMSRSMTHLAGGGGQRERGKYSLGGGISTSFRPLASGAGGQRDSTSSRSGNATPGGHFNSSRPGSAMSTSTNMSTSGLVPRRPATAPRKPRPASIAGTGMSLEEINKLKRDQKPPVKTTAASPSAQTTPKRTANLMSTSLIVTSSSSRLSSAEKKTPSKREPPVPKAASASKALPSRTASSERISRLTKEPKTKDTSAMTRSMIVTSSSTSTITKPTPAPVAPASAPVPEQNGVAKEVEKTPADEPVPEAEVPTEAPVAVPSVSKAEKEALNTEKTEEGARQEEEQTLVVESVPEALVTSVNVEEKSDEGTEKEVPKAQEQAAPKKPSRSKENSEVRELTPPEGADLMTASMMAKKITTEEEAKAALAERRRLAREEAERQAELERQRLEAERLAEIKAQEEEAERQRLFEEESTRLAEEQRRGEEERLRKAIEEAQQREEEEKRRREEEEKQRVEREEAEKKAKEEAEKQRVEVAERLKREEKEREERRKRVEAIMLRTRKGGAATTPSKDANDKAAPAAPAPENNSSSNSSVTGSSNNSAEGSPSTADSTPAPTATETVQEAPNSQAMYEQSVLDKENSLINSFSTMIIDENAKNLQQVSNGKLLVDFESTNTVPAVANGNGHIENVNNKNDINLLQDVVAPVATQLIDLSIESQDLHLNNNNSLLTSTAATTTLVTADSHENKDISLL
- the LOC117141960 gene encoding eukaryotic translation initiation factor 3 subunit A isoform X15, which translates into the protein MASLGGQHGNISTNPEVENTAKRPESREGSAERKAHAFAPAKISGCSAGATLHWFAQVGGQISASEDDSQASKDREEKLKYARDRQNEERHRKIEELRAQAEAAQRYREQKEEERRRRIEEIRTRDTEKRHQVEERKKAIFEAEKERREYILKKNQERESRIEVKKRDRNSIGFAFGSSTPRLLDVPADYGLVSPSAFWGQRRSTSISNVAGASLTRRSSERELADSGAKKRASSSTDRQDGSRSGNATPGGHFNSSRPGSAMSTSTNMSTSGLVPRRPATAPRKPRPASIAGTGMSLEEINKLKRDQKPPVKTTAASPSAQTTPKRTANLMSTSLIVTSSSSRLSSAEKKTPSKREPPVPKAASASKALPSRTASSERISRLTKEPKTKDTSAMTRSMIVTSSSTSTITKPTPAPVAPASAPVPEQNGVAKEVEKTPADEPVPEAEVPTEAPVAVPSVSKAEKEALNTEKTEEGARQEEEQTLVVESVPEALVTSVNVEEKSDEGTEKEVPKAQEQAAPKKPSRSKENSEVRELTPPEGADLMTASMMAKKITTEEEAKAALAERRRLAREEAERQAELERQRLEAERLAEIKAQEEEAERQRLFEEESTRLAEEQRRGEEERLRKAIEEAQQREEEEKRRREEEEKQRVEREEAEKKAKEEAEKQRVEVAERLKREEKEREERRKRVEAIMLRTRKGGAATTPSKDANDKAAPAAPAPENNSSSNSSVTGSSNNSAEGSPSTADSTPAPTATETVQEAPNSQAMYEQSVLDKENSLINSFSTMIIDENAKNLQQVSNGKLLVDFESTNTVPAVANGNGHIENVNNKNDINLLQDVVAPVATQLIDLSIESQDLHLNNNNSLLTSTAATTTLVTADSHENKDISLL